A DNA window from Synechococcales cyanobacterium T60_A2020_003 contains the following coding sequences:
- a CDS encoding fumarylacetoacetate hydrolase family protein: MAQRYVRVQMESGQLYYGILHPDRRVQVLDAPPWLKGQLMDVWLPAQDYKLLAPCAPSKILAVGKNYLKHALEMGGDVPTEPLIFMKPSTSLTSPNAPIYYPSQSSQVDYEGELALVIGDRCFGCTPEEARAKIWGYTIANDVTARDLQRKDHQWTRAKGFDSFCPLGPWIVRELAPGARLQTFLNDEPTPVQSAKIDEMAFPPHVLVSYISEVMTLLPGDIVLTGTPAGVGPMEVGDRVRVEIEGIGSLENMVALREIKAQAKAVSETPSKLVTPTTNDE, encoded by the coding sequence AATCAGGACAACTCTATTACGGAATTTTGCATCCTGATCGACGGGTTCAAGTTTTAGATGCTCCGCCTTGGCTGAAAGGCCAACTCATGGACGTGTGGCTACCTGCCCAAGATTACAAGCTGTTAGCCCCGTGTGCACCGTCAAAGATCCTCGCCGTTGGCAAAAACTACCTCAAGCACGCCCTTGAAATGGGAGGCGATGTGCCGACAGAACCTCTCATTTTCATGAAGCCTTCCACGAGCCTGACCAGCCCCAATGCTCCAATTTATTATCCGTCCCAATCCAGCCAGGTGGACTACGAAGGGGAGCTAGCGCTGGTGATTGGCGATCGCTGCTTTGGCTGCACGCCCGAAGAGGCTCGTGCCAAAATTTGGGGATACACGATTGCCAATGATGTCACCGCCAGAGACTTACAGCGCAAAGACCACCAATGGACAAGAGCGAAAGGATTTGACTCCTTTTGTCCGTTGGGGCCGTGGATTGTACGCGAGTTAGCTCCGGGTGCGCGACTGCAAACATTTTTGAACGATGAACCCACACCCGTCCAATCCGCCAAAATTGATGAGATGGCATTTCCCCCCCATGTGCTTGTGTCTTATATCAGCGAAGTGATGACTCTGCTTCCCGGCGACATCGTTCTCACAGGCACTCCGGCAGGGGTAGGGCCGATGGAGGTAGGCGATCGCGTCCGGGTTGAGATTGAGGGCATCGGATCGTTAGAAAACATGGTAGCCCTAAGGGAGATCAAAGCGCAGGCAAAAGCAGTCAGCGAAACACCT